One genomic region from Hyalangium ruber encodes:
- a CDS encoding DUF2381 family protein, producing MLRPFAPSLALASLLVGFTAAAQAVPAGRSVVLTGKAGESPLIYLAPGTVTAILLDAPILRESVQVEGRARFPVFVVGDQGVTLSPAVALGTSERLALRVTYREGSPASVVFLLTGQPGAADGVVNVSRPQQTFEACRVELSATRDRCEALAKELEALKARPAALSPATVALAGFVDKDGMRGEEFRQGCFKARGGELHPVRCWGVGGPTWSVVVLEVSNTGGEPWAPAWAEVTPAGGEPRRARALLSGQAGIPPGGVVSVAVEVEMPAREKPEEWLEALHAVRVCNGDASRCLSVPEVTL from the coding sequence TTGCTCCGACCGTTCGCCCCAAGTCTTGCGCTCGCCTCTCTGCTGGTGGGCTTCACCGCTGCGGCACAGGCCGTGCCCGCAGGGCGCTCCGTCGTTCTCACGGGCAAGGCTGGCGAGTCCCCGTTGATCTACCTGGCGCCTGGCACTGTCACGGCGATCCTGCTGGACGCGCCGATCCTGCGTGAGTCTGTCCAGGTGGAGGGCCGCGCCCGCTTCCCTGTGTTCGTGGTGGGTGATCAGGGCGTGACGCTCTCGCCTGCCGTGGCACTCGGAACTAGCGAACGGCTCGCGCTGCGAGTCACCTACCGCGAGGGCTCGCCCGCAAGCGTCGTGTTCCTGCTCACCGGGCAGCCGGGCGCGGCGGATGGTGTGGTCAACGTGAGCCGCCCGCAGCAGACCTTCGAGGCGTGCCGCGTGGAACTGTCCGCCACGCGCGATCGGTGCGAAGCGCTAGCCAAGGAGCTGGAAGCGCTAAAGGCACGGCCCGCAGCGCTGAGTCCGGCAACCGTGGCGCTCGCGGGGTTCGTGGATAAGGACGGCATGAGGGGAGAAGAGTTTAGGCAAGGGTGCTTCAAGGCGCGCGGGGGTGAGCTTCACCCCGTCAGGTGCTGGGGCGTCGGGGGGCCAACGTGGAGCGTCGTTGTGCTGGAGGTGAGCAACACCGGGGGGGAGCCGTGGGCGCCCGCGTGGGCCGAAGTCACGCCCGCAGGAGGGGAGCCGCGCCGCGCTCGCGCGCTGCTCTCTGGGCAAGCAGGCATCCCCCCGGGCGGTGTGGTGAGTGTGGCCGTGGAGGTGGAGATGCCCGCGCGTGAGAAGCCCGAAGAATGGCTAGAGGCGCTGCACGCGGTGCGGGTGTGCAACGGTGACGCGAGCCGCTGTCTGTCCGTTCCCGAGGTGACGCTGTAG
- a CDS encoding tyrosine-type recombinase/integrase, translated as MSVRLRQWKTQEGKVQEAWWVDVKYQHPSGRVERIRKASPINTRRGAEEYERQIRHALLTGTFGKENGAGRVLTLGEFVPRFLTYSENNNKHSSVVTKRQILDDHLIPAFGNMTLDAIGPAEIEDFKAAMRKKPSGARARKEAPTRAALLKRKGSGAVKLLSLKSINNVLTVLHKLLALAQEQGVLQHVPRVKLFKTDKPAFDFLSFEEAERMSNAAEPEWRTLILVALKTGLRLGELIGLQWADLDLQRGKLNVRRTIWRGVVGLPKGGRERTVDLPTSAVEALKAHRHLCGPYVFCQTDGRPLTAGMTKHPLLRALRRAGVSRPEGSIGWHDLRHTYGSHLAMRGVALKVIQELMGHATIEMTMRYAHLSPEARESAVQELDRPIPQPRAALG; from the coding sequence ATGAGCGTCAGACTGCGGCAGTGGAAGACCCAGGAGGGCAAGGTGCAAGAGGCGTGGTGGGTGGACGTCAAGTACCAGCACCCCAGCGGCAGGGTGGAGCGCATCCGCAAGGCTTCGCCCATCAACACCCGCCGTGGGGCTGAAGAGTACGAGCGCCAGATCCGCCATGCACTCCTGACCGGAACCTTCGGAAAGGAGAACGGCGCGGGTCGGGTTCTCACCCTCGGGGAGTTCGTCCCGCGCTTCCTGACGTACAGCGAGAACAACAATAAGCACTCAAGCGTCGTCACCAAGCGGCAGATCCTGGATGATCATCTGATCCCCGCGTTCGGCAACATGACCCTTGATGCCATCGGTCCAGCGGAGATCGAAGACTTCAAGGCGGCCATGCGTAAGAAGCCCTCGGGGGCGCGCGCACGGAAGGAAGCTCCCACGCGGGCGGCCCTCCTCAAGCGCAAGGGCTCCGGTGCGGTGAAGCTGCTCTCCCTCAAGTCGATCAACAACGTTCTGACGGTCCTGCACAAGTTGCTGGCACTGGCTCAAGAACAGGGCGTGCTCCAACACGTCCCGCGCGTCAAGTTGTTCAAGACGGACAAGCCCGCCTTTGACTTCCTCTCCTTCGAGGAAGCCGAGCGCATGAGCAATGCCGCTGAGCCGGAGTGGCGGACGTTGATCCTCGTGGCGCTCAAGACGGGGCTGCGGCTTGGCGAGTTGATCGGGCTCCAGTGGGCAGACCTGGACTTGCAGCGCGGCAAGCTCAACGTGCGCCGAACGATCTGGCGCGGCGTGGTGGGACTGCCCAAGGGTGGACGGGAAAGGACCGTGGACCTGCCCACGTCGGCGGTGGAAGCACTCAAGGCACACCGCCACCTGTGCGGCCCTTACGTGTTCTGCCAGACGGACGGTCGCCCGCTCACCGCTGGGATGACCAAGCACCCGCTCTTGCGAGCGCTGCGTAGGGCAGGAGTCAGCCGCCCGGAGGGTTCCATCGGCTGGCACGACCTGCGGCACACCTACGGCAGCCACCTCGCGATGCGGGGCGTTGCTCTCAAGGTCATCCAGGAGTTGATGGGCCACGCGACCATCGAGATGACCATGAGGTACGCGCACCTGTCGCCCGAGGCGCGCGAGAGCGCGGTGCAGGAACTGGATCGTCCCATCCCCCAGCCGCGCGCCGCTCTGGGCTAG
- the goxA gene encoding CTQ-dependent glycine oxidase GoxA — translation MVDDSFRAPGGSPKQGAILSGIDGDNAMSENDPKSGASNIKRRDFLAGALLSPLVLPRIAQAAVDRTRTAAPADTQIARLAVYPPLGISRVGNSKEYFLAPEVPGISPVPDGRYKDGSQKIKKQVQRFRVYAFNKAGEVIREISVADGHRIEWTVHVANTKAAWYGFNNPLDNGERAPGLPGQLRNQSITDDARRARMLVINPGAKKISGTNINSKGNTPDFDMTGCFWEKMPVKLGHLQTDDAGRLLVFPGDGVSASALPNNPISNFSDNDGWHDDWCDGVVQAKVHLKGGSTMDAENGWVACCGPDFAPDIPPFISLYDVMCDVNIEANWSMPPALPLSFTKYIYPFFQRMALMEWVASAANLQQGWIKTGDFSDPAYIVRLADPSPENEACRQEVFKKFRNPHSKELQQYALPYMLGDGINYNNSPLRWFHIPKQQYALLQCWAAGQFINDFNSNPGNDITRLNQVPLAEQPEALTRAALEPCSGGAFHPGVELTWPLRHKELYRGPFRIALATGRSPDLIQNLGLLLTPEKAFGGHCGTASAIAPQMPGDLTRWMGLPWQCDAFSCQQVNFANSANDDSSLDIADDFPVATWWPALLPIDVLPQDFYASVLRTELSAAERIKFFQNRVSWSRGVAGIGYHANASYTDGLNRMVYLWDRMGFVVKKVAAPDPSWPEEIPKVLYVEVDRGSMDLSALSKEPPKDPSTPTPAPKKSACQ, via the coding sequence ATGGTCGATGATTCCTTCCGTGCACCCGGCGGCTCGCCTAAACAGGGAGCCATTCTTTCGGGCATCGATGGAGACAACGCGATGAGTGAGAACGATCCGAAGTCGGGTGCTTCCAACATCAAACGGCGCGACTTCCTGGCGGGTGCGCTTCTCTCCCCGCTGGTGCTGCCGAGGATCGCGCAGGCGGCAGTGGACCGCACTCGCACCGCGGCGCCGGCCGACACCCAGATCGCCCGCCTGGCGGTCTACCCGCCCCTGGGGATCAGCCGCGTGGGCAACAGCAAGGAGTACTTCCTGGCACCCGAAGTCCCAGGGATCTCTCCGGTGCCCGATGGCCGCTACAAAGACGGCTCGCAGAAGATCAAGAAGCAGGTCCAGCGCTTTCGCGTCTATGCCTTCAACAAGGCAGGCGAGGTCATTCGAGAGATCTCCGTGGCCGATGGCCATCGCATCGAGTGGACAGTCCACGTCGCCAACACCAAGGCGGCCTGGTATGGCTTCAACAATCCGCTCGACAACGGCGAGCGGGCCCCGGGTCTCCCAGGCCAGTTGCGCAACCAGTCCATCACGGACGATGCCAGGCGTGCCAGGATGCTGGTTATCAACCCGGGGGCGAAGAAGATCTCTGGAACCAATATCAATTCCAAGGGCAATACACCGGACTTCGACATGACCGGCTGCTTCTGGGAAAAGATGCCGGTCAAGTTGGGCCACCTCCAAACCGACGACGCGGGCCGCCTGCTGGTGTTCCCTGGCGATGGTGTCTCCGCATCGGCCTTGCCGAACAACCCCATCAGCAACTTCTCCGACAACGATGGCTGGCATGACGACTGGTGCGATGGTGTCGTGCAGGCGAAGGTGCATCTGAAGGGCGGCAGCACGATGGATGCGGAGAACGGCTGGGTGGCGTGCTGCGGCCCTGATTTCGCGCCGGACATCCCGCCCTTCATCTCGCTCTATGACGTCATGTGCGATGTCAACATCGAGGCCAACTGGTCAATGCCTCCCGCACTGCCGTTGTCGTTCACCAAGTACATCTACCCGTTCTTCCAGCGCATGGCCCTGATGGAATGGGTGGCCTCCGCCGCCAACCTGCAGCAGGGCTGGATCAAGACCGGTGATTTCTCCGACCCGGCCTATATCGTCAGGTTGGCCGACCCGAGCCCCGAGAACGAGGCGTGCCGGCAGGAGGTGTTCAAGAAGTTTCGCAACCCCCATTCGAAGGAGCTGCAGCAGTACGCGCTCCCCTACATGCTGGGCGATGGCATCAACTACAACAATTCGCCCCTCAGATGGTTCCACATCCCCAAGCAGCAGTACGCGCTTCTCCAGTGCTGGGCGGCCGGACAGTTCATCAACGATTTCAACTCCAACCCGGGTAACGACATCACCCGCCTGAATCAGGTCCCCCTCGCCGAACAGCCCGAGGCGCTGACCCGCGCCGCGCTGGAGCCCTGCTCGGGCGGCGCATTCCACCCCGGTGTGGAGCTGACCTGGCCGCTGCGTCACAAGGAACTGTACCGGGGGCCGTTCCGGATCGCGCTCGCGACCGGCCGAAGCCCCGATCTGATCCAGAACCTGGGCCTGCTCCTGACCCCCGAGAAGGCGTTTGGCGGACACTGTGGCACAGCATCGGCCATCGCCCCGCAGATGCCGGGTGACCTCACGCGCTGGATGGGGCTGCCCTGGCAGTGCGATGCCTTCAGCTGCCAGCAGGTAAACTTCGCCAACAGCGCCAACGACGACTCCTCCCTCGACATTGCCGACGACTTCCCCGTCGCCACCTGGTGGCCCGCGCTCTTGCCCATTGATGTCCTGCCGCAGGACTTCTATGCCTCGGTCCTCAGGACCGAGCTGTCTGCGGCCGAGCGGATCAAGTTCTTCCAGAACCGCGTCTCATGGTCGCGTGGAGTGGCAGGGATTGGCTACCACGCCAATGCGAGCTACACCGACGGGCTCAACCGGATGGTCTACTTGTGGGATCGCATGGGCTTCGTGGTGAAGAAGGTCGCCGCGCCCGATCCAAGCTGGCCCGAGGAGATACCCAAGGTCCTGTATGTCGAGGTGGATCGCGGCTCCATGGATCTGTCCGCCCTCTCGAAGGAGCCACCCAAGGATCCCTCTACCCCCACCCCAGCCCCCAAGAAGTCGGCGTGCCAATAA
- a CDS encoding serine/threonine protein kinase, translated as MFADFDPLDLKPGQMVSHWRIVRRIGRGGYAVVYEVEKDGQRFALKLACQTERSLDPKQTDARARREAACLQLLNHRHIIRMRGQGRWPDTLSGFHYIVLDFVDGYTLARWVERTNPTPHEVVVLFLKLFEALEHMHGKNVFHRDLSLRNIMVTKDGEPVIIDFGAADHATAEDLTDGPLPPGTPRIRSPEAQAFWDENRLKPGARYTFKATDDIFALGADLYDVLTNPTPTRGETRPLLGNALIEQPTPHRATKGRVPVELSAYAMKLISRDLEVRPATAKDARRPLVDLVRFEGDDWRESGIHPASAQLPPEPGEEEPVPVEARGPQGPQEPIPFHPLPVQVAPADAAPVPSPVQVAPAPADAAPVPSAAGAGAQHSARRAWLRSVFVGPLVLSVFAAVVAASLLHIPAQPEPSPVARSAPAEQPRASSTLAEKPTSRPERLASPLPTQKEASLSVKLPDNSPTLTNGVPDPQQAQRGSARRALIKKCAALVASVAWLEAGCTGMQTRPDPEPCPEEAVKAMRQELGWKIGSNDAPFILLDVTKGSVEEAREQPLTVWKDGPVTGALIEPQGKAPAGMRIDGHLWTTGDRIYGRYVRAHLPGGRTVPICLELENAGDLGSAKREGSKPGHTVGDKVSSTRAVERWR; from the coding sequence ATGTTCGCGGATTTTGATCCCTTGGACTTGAAGCCCGGCCAGATGGTGAGCCACTGGCGCATTGTCCGACGCATCGGAAGGGGCGGGTATGCCGTCGTCTACGAGGTGGAGAAGGATGGCCAGCGTTTCGCACTCAAGCTGGCCTGTCAGACAGAGCGCAGCCTTGATCCGAAGCAGACGGACGCGCGCGCGCGGCGCGAGGCAGCCTGTCTCCAGCTACTCAACCACCGCCACATCATCCGTATGCGGGGACAAGGCCGGTGGCCGGACACGCTCTCAGGCTTCCACTACATCGTTCTAGACTTCGTGGACGGCTACACGCTCGCCCGCTGGGTGGAGCGGACCAACCCGACGCCGCATGAAGTCGTCGTCCTGTTCCTCAAGCTGTTTGAAGCCCTGGAGCACATGCACGGTAAGAACGTGTTCCATCGGGACTTGAGCCTGAGAAACATCATGGTCACCAAGGACGGCGAGCCGGTGATCATCGACTTTGGAGCGGCGGACCACGCGACCGCCGAGGATTTGACGGATGGGCCGCTTCCCCCTGGAACGCCGCGCATCCGCAGCCCCGAGGCTCAAGCCTTCTGGGATGAAAACCGCCTCAAGCCCGGGGCCCGTTACACGTTCAAGGCGACGGACGATATTTTCGCGCTCGGGGCGGACCTGTACGACGTGCTGACGAACCCGACGCCGACGCGCGGCGAGACTCGGCCCCTGCTCGGGAACGCGCTGATCGAGCAGCCCACCCCGCACCGGGCAACCAAGGGGCGCGTTCCGGTGGAGTTGAGCGCCTACGCGATGAAGCTGATCAGTCGCGACTTGGAGGTGCGGCCCGCGACGGCCAAGGATGCGCGGCGCCCGCTGGTGGACTTGGTGCGTTTCGAGGGGGACGACTGGCGCGAGAGCGGCATTCACCCGGCATCCGCGCAGCTACCGCCAGAACCCGGCGAAGAGGAACCGGTGCCAGTCGAAGCGCGAGGACCCCAGGGCCCGCAGGAGCCGATCCCTTTCCATCCGCTCCCGGTGCAGGTAGCGCCAGCGGATGCGGCGCCCGTGCCTTCTCCGGTGCAGGTAGCGCCAGCGCCAGCGGATGCGGCGCCCGTGCCTTCTGCTGCGGGGGCTGGAGCGCAGCACAGCGCGCGCCGTGCGTGGCTGCGCTCGGTGTTCGTCGGGCCGCTGGTGCTCTCTGTCTTCGCGGCAGTCGTGGCCGCCTCCCTGCTGCACATACCAGCGCAACCCGAGCCGTCCCCCGTGGCCAGGAGCGCACCAGCGGAGCAACCCCGAGCCTCAAGCACCCTGGCCGAAAAGCCGACAAGCCGCCCCGAACGGTTAGCCTCCCCTCTCCCTACCCAGAAGGAGGCGAGCCTGTCCGTGAAGCTGCCCGACAACTCCCCAACGCTCACCAACGGCGTACCCGACCCGCAGCAAGCTCAGAGAGGCAGCGCGCGGCGCGCCCTGATCAAGAAGTGCGCGGCGCTCGTGGCTTCCGTCGCATGGCTTGAAGCGGGCTGCACTGGCATGCAGACGCGCCCGGATCCCGAGCCATGCCCCGAGGAAGCCGTTAAGGCGATGCGGCAAGAGCTAGGGTGGAAGATCGGCAGCAACGATGCGCCCTTCATCCTGCTGGACGTGACCAAGGGGAGCGTTGAAGAGGCTCGCGAGCAACCCTTGACCGTCTGGAAGGATGGGCCCGTGACGGGTGCGCTGATCGAGCCGCAAGGAAAGGCGCCTGCGGGGATGCGGATAGATGGGCACCTGTGGACGACGGGTGATCGCATCTACGGACGCTACGTCCGCGCCCACCTTCCAGGCGGGCGCACCGTGCCGATCTGCCTCGAACTGGAGAACGCGGGCGATCTGGGCTCGGCCAAGCGCGAGGGCTCGAAGCCCGGCCACACCGTAGGAGACAAGGTGTCCAGTACGCGAGCCGTTGAGCGGTGGCGGTGA
- the goxB gene encoding glycine oxidase maturase GoxB, translating to MPIIVPTRVDIAIIGAGIAGAAAALTLAGRGRSVIMVAPASKESPRTGESLSPAAHGLLRDLGLTEAFQAGPHRPSHATYAAWGMALLAQRNSIIHTEGPGHVIDRRAFERMLGEAVSAQGMETVPDTLADATRAGDGWSLTLSGGARVEAGFVLDCSGRAAVFARRVARRRRADRLVAAYDFVTQHDETVEPTPATLIEGVAGGWWYATLLPDRRLSLAFFTDPDLMPREVTREAGAWRTLAAETHFIQRWLDSAGYAIREPARLTSAGTAWLDPATGPGWAAAGDAAAAFDPLSSHGLTSALWGGRQAALAALASLGGDPGPLRRYAATLESAVRNFVVQRQAVYSQERRFRGQLFWKRRAAPP from the coding sequence GTGCCAATAATCGTGCCGACGAGGGTCGATATCGCGATCATCGGGGCGGGGATCGCCGGGGCCGCTGCGGCATTGACGCTCGCTGGCCGGGGCCGCTCGGTGATCATGGTGGCACCTGCCTCGAAAGAGAGCCCCCGGACGGGAGAGTCCTTGTCCCCAGCGGCCCATGGGCTGCTTCGGGACCTGGGGCTCACCGAGGCGTTCCAGGCCGGGCCGCATCGCCCGTCTCACGCCACCTATGCGGCCTGGGGGATGGCGCTGCTCGCCCAGCGCAACTCCATCATTCACACCGAGGGGCCGGGCCATGTCATCGACCGTCGAGCGTTCGAGCGGATGCTGGGCGAGGCCGTCTCTGCTCAGGGGATGGAGACGGTGCCGGACACGCTCGCCGACGCAACCCGCGCCGGGGACGGCTGGTCGCTGACGCTGTCCGGTGGAGCGCGGGTGGAGGCAGGGTTCGTATTGGATTGCAGCGGCCGGGCGGCGGTCTTCGCCCGGCGTGTCGCCCGGCGGCGGCGTGCGGACCGGTTGGTGGCGGCCTATGACTTCGTGACACAGCACGACGAGACGGTGGAGCCGACGCCCGCGACCCTCATCGAGGGGGTGGCGGGGGGCTGGTGGTACGCCACCCTGCTGCCGGATCGACGGCTGAGCCTCGCGTTCTTCACGGATCCCGACTTGATGCCGCGCGAGGTGACGCGTGAGGCGGGCGCGTGGCGGACCCTGGCGGCCGAGACACACTTCATCCAGCGCTGGCTGGACAGTGCGGGGTACGCCATCCGCGAGCCCGCGCGGCTCACCAGTGCGGGCACGGCGTGGCTCGATCCAGCCACCGGGCCGGGCTGGGCCGCGGCGGGCGATGCGGCGGCGGCCTTCGATCCGCTCTCCTCTCATGGGCTGACCTCCGCCTTGTGGGGGGGGAGGCAAGCAGCCCTGGCGGCCCTGGCCTCGCTCGGTGGCGATCCCGGCCCCCTGCGCCGCTACGCAGCGACGCTCGAGAGCGCGGTGCGGAACTTCGTCGTACAACGGCAAGCGGTCTACTCCCAGGAGCGTCGCTTTCGAGGGCAGCTCTTCTGGAAGCGCCGCGCGGCCCCTCCATGA
- a CDS encoding helix-turn-helix domain-containing protein, with the protein MSAPPLTASNAPAFLTVEEAAELLRVNRKTLYEAIRLDQVPGVARLGRILRIHRDTLLTWRPGNSRPALGDKKP; encoded by the coding sequence ATGAGCGCGCCCCCTCTGACCGCGAGCAACGCGCCCGCCTTTCTCACCGTGGAGGAAGCCGCCGAATTGCTGCGCGTGAACCGGAAGACTCTCTATGAGGCGATCCGGCTCGATCAGGTGCCCGGTGTTGCTCGCCTCGGTCGAATCCTCCGCATCCATCGGGACACGCTGCTAACATGGCGCCCCGGTAACAGCAGGCCTGCGCTCGGAGACAAGAAGCCATGA